CATTCCGTTCGTCGACTGAATCCGCCGCAACATACTCGCGAGCAGATCACGGCGTCAGCTGCGATTCCGGACTCGGTCCTCGAAATCGTGGAACGCCAGTGCTTCACAGCCTGGGCTACTTCGATGGTCGCGCGGGTGAGCTTGCGCAGCTCGGCGTTGTCTGAGCCGACCAGTTCGACCTCGATGTAGCGCTCCAGCCTGATCTTCGTGCTCGCGACAGGCGGCTCCGGGTCATCACCGTAAGTCTGGGCGGCATCCACCGGAGGTCGGAGTCCTTTCCACTTACAGGGCACTCACATTGGGCGCCTTCAGGAGGCTTACTCACAGCACATGTGGCTGGGCGCCAACACCGTCTGCCAGAGCGGGCGCTAACCAAGGCAACGGGAGTCCCACCGGATGGGCTATCGGGTTCGCACTGGTCAGCGCTTCCCAGTCAGTGGTCTGCTGGCGGGAAGTGCCGGGGGATCCCACGGAACGTTATTGAGGGGTCGACACTTCGGGGAGTGGAGGCAGTGGCCGGGAGGCGACGACTCGTGCCTCGTCGGGGACGACTCCGACCATGCACAACATCGCCTGGGCGAAGACTTCGTCGGTGCCGTCCTGCGTCGGCGCCGACACCACGTGATGCAGGGTCGAGAGCAGGGCGCCGAACACGCACGCCGTGGCAATCTCCACATCGGAAATCGTGAAGCGTCCACTGTCGACGCCCTTGCGCAGGTCACGCGCTGCCCGGGGGCCGAGAATGTCGATGAGCTTCGGATGAGCCACACCGAGTCGCACCACGAACCACCCCCACAAGGGATCGCTGATCGCGTGGCGCACGAGGTGACGCAGCGACGAAGAAAACACCTCCGCAGCGTCGGGCATGTCGACGGTCATCAAATCCATTCTGGCGCCCAGTGATTCGATCGATTCCTCGGCCACCGCCTCGACGATCTCGTCACGGGACTGGAAGTAGTTGTAGAACGTCCCGACACCCAGGTCTGCGGCTTCGGTGATGTCCGACAGGCCCACCGCGTCGACTCCGCGTTCGGCCACGAGAGCGCGTGCGGCGTCGATGAGCCGTGCCCGGGTCTTCTCGCGCCGACGCTGGTGGCGCGACGCCGGAGGGGGTGTCGCGGAGGATTTCGACGGTGCAGGCACATCGCAAACGCTACGCGATCGCCCCGCGAGCAGGGCGGGGATGGGTCACGGATGAGCGAAGACCCATAAATGAGTTCTTGCTCAATGTTGACGACTGTGTCACTCTTGTTTCATTCCTATGACCCAGCTCACTCTCGAAGAGGACGTGCAATGACGGACACCCAGACGGCTCGCACCGAGGCCGCCGCATACGACACCGATGTGGCAGTGGTGGGCTGTGGCCCCGTCGGGACGCTGCTGGCCGTGCTGCTCGGTCAGCGCGGTCACCGAGTCACGATCGTCGATAAGTGGCCCGCTCCGTACGCACAGCCCCGCGCGGTCACCTACGACCACGAGATCGCCCGCATTCTCGCGATTCTGGGCATCGATTCGGACAACGATCCGGCGGTCGAGTACCACGACGATCTCTACTACTGGCGTAACGCCGAAGGGGAAGACCTCCTCGAGGTCGACTGGAAATCCATCGCAGCATCGGGGTGGCGCACGCGGTACTGGTTCTCCCAGCCCGAACTCGAGAAGCGGCTTCGTGAGATCGCCGCGACCTTGCCGAGCGTGACGATGCTGCGCGGCTGGACGGCGACCGACCTCGAGCAGAACGACGACGCGGTCGTGCTGACCGGTCAGGTCACCTGCACGAACGGCGACTCGGCCACCGAGGTGATCCGGGCAAAGTACGTCGTCGGGGCGGACGGTGCCAACAGCTTCGTTCGTACGGCACTTGGCCTGGACTTCGCCGACCACGGATTCTTCTTCGACTGGCTTATCCTCGACATGATCATGCCGGACATCTCGGGTCTCGATCTCGGCCCGACGCACTGGCAGCTGTGCGACCCGGCCCGGCCGACGACGATCGTCCCGGGCGGACCCGGCCGCCGCCGCTGGGAGTACATGGTGCTGCCCGGGGAGGACCCAGTGGAACTGGCCTCCGAGCAATCCGCGTGGCATCTGCTCGAACCGTGGGGCGTCACCCCGGCCAACGCCGAACTCGAGCGTTCTGCGGTCTACCGATTCCAGGCACGGTGGGCGGAAAACTGGCGCAATGGCCGTGGACTGATCGCGGGCGATGCCGCACATCTGATGCCGCCGTTCGCCGGCGAGGGTATGTGCGCGGGCCTTCGGGACGCCTTGGCCCTGGCATGGCGCCTGGATCTCGTGCTGTCGGGCAGATCCAGCGACGACGTGCTCGATACCTATGGGACCGAACGCAAGGGGCACGTCCAGCACTACATCGACTTCTCGATTCGCCTGGGCAAGATCATCTGCATTTCCGACGCCGACGACGCGGCTGCCCGGGACCAGCAGATGATCGCCGAACTCGCCGCCTCCGACGGCACCCCGGTCGACACCGACATGGCCTCGCTCGGACCAGGCCTGTGGCATTCGGGTACCGCTCATGCCGGGGAACTGTCCGTTCAGGGCGTCGTGGAGGCGAATGGCCGACGGGGCCGATTCGACGACGTCGTGGGCCGAGGCTGGACCGTGATCGGCCGGGGTGCATCCACCGCGGACGTGCTCACCGACGAGCAGCGCCGCCTGTGGGACCGTCTGGACGGACGCTATGTCCGGATCGGGCCGGCGGGTGCCGACTGCGACGTGGTCGACGTGGACGGCACCTACGGGAGGTGGCTCGACGAGATCGGCGCCGACTTCATGATCCTGCGCCCCGACTTCTACGTCGCGGCCACCGCCCCCGACGCGGCGGCACTGCGGGACTCACTCGGCACGATTCTCGACGGGCTGCATTTGACCACCACCGATCGCGCACCGGTCACGACCCGATGAAGAGAGCTGTTCCCATGAACCTGAATTTCGATCACGTCACGCTCGGACAGCGGGTGCTGTTCGGATCTGGACGCGCTGCCGACAGCCTCGCCGACGAGGTCGCCCGGCTCGGGGCCCGACGGGTCATGGTCGTCGCGTCCCGATCCGAAGCCCGAGTCGCCCAGGCGGTCACGACACACATCGATGTGGCCGTGTTCCACGACGACGTCGCCCCGCACGTTCCGATCGCCAAGGCCGAGTCGGCACGTGCAGTTGCGGTGGACAAGGCTGTCGACCTGCTGGTGTGTGTCGGCGGCGGCTCGACCACCGGGCTGGCCAAGGCCGTCGCCCTGGCGACGGGACTGCCGATCGTCGCCGTGCCCACCACCTACGCGGGCTCCGAGGCCACCAACGTGTGGGGCCTGACCGAGGCAGCCCGTAAGACCACGGGCGTCGACGACCGGGTGCTGCCCGTCACGGTGATCTACGACGCGCACCTGACGCTATCGTTGCCGGTGGAACTGTCGGTCGCGTCCGGCCTCAACGGCATGGCCCACTGCATCGACTCGATGTGGGCGCCACGCACCGACCCGATCAACCGCGCCCTCGCCGCCGAGGGCATCCGGGCGCTCGCCGAGGGACTGCCCGCGATCAAGGGAGATCCGCAGGACGTGAGCGGACGCGAGCAGACCCTGTACGGCGCGTACCTGTCCGCGGTCGCGTTCGCGTCCGCGGGATCGGGTCTGCATCACAAGATCTGTCACGTCCTCGGCGGCGCCTACAACCTGCCCCACGCCCAAACCCACGCGACGGTCCTGCCATACGTCCTCGCCTTCAACGCCCCCGCCGCACACGAGGCGGAGCGGAGGATCGCCGCGGCGTTCGGGACGGGTACCGCGGTCGCGGGACTGAGCTCGCTGCGGGCGACGCTCGACGCCCCCCGAGCCCTGAAGGACTACGGGTTCGACGAGACGCAGATTCCCGAGGCCGTGGAGTTGATCCTGCCCGTCGTCCCCGATTCCAATCCCCGCCCGGTGACCGCCACCGATCTGGAAGCGCTCCTGCGCGCAGCCCATGCAGGCGAAACCCCCGTGCTGTGAAAGGAACACGAAAATGACCACTCACACCGAAGCGCCGATCAACCCACAGCAGCAGGCACTCGAGGACGAACTCGTCGCCACCGTCGTCGCATCGTTCGACGCCGCCCCCAACCCGCGACTGAAGGAAGTCATGCAGTCGCTGACCCGGCACCTGCACGCATTCATCCGCGACGTTCGGCTGACGGAAGCAGAATGGAACACGGCGATCGAATTCCTCACCGCCGTCGGGCACATCACCGACGACAAGCGCCAGGAATTCGTCCTACTCTCCGACGTCCTCGGCGCATCCATGCAAACCATCGCCGTCAACAACCAGGCACACAAGGGCGCCACCGACGCGACGGTCTTCGGTCCGTTCTTCGTCGAGGATGCCCCCGAGATCCCGCTCGGCGGTGACATCGCCGGTGGCGCCTCGGGGCAGCCGTGCTGGGTCGAAGGCACCGTCACCGACACCGACGGCAAACCGGTTCCCGGCGCCCGCATCGAGGTGTGGGAGTGCGACGAGGACGGATACTACGACGTGCAATACACCGACGAGCGGGTTGCCGGTCGCGCGCACCTGTTCACCAACGACCAAGGGCAGTACCGGTTCTGGGGCCTGACACCGGTGCCCTACCCCATCCCTCACGATGGGCCGGTCGGCAAGATGCTCGAGTCCGTGGGCCGTTCTCCGGTCCGTGCGGCGCACCTGCACTTCATGGTCACCGCCGACGGTCTACGTCCCCTGGTCACGCACATCTTTGTCGACGGCGATCCGCAGATCGACATCGGCGACAGCGTCTTCGGGGTCAAGGAGTCACTGATCAAGGAATTCGCGGTGCAGGCGCCGGGATCTCCCACCCCGGACGGCCGTAGCCTCGGCGACCGCACTTGGGCGCGAGCGCGTTTCGACATCGTCCTCGCCCCCGCAGGCGTCTGACAACGCGCACGTTGCCGCTCACCTTCCGAACAGATTAGGACATCACGTGAGGGTTTCGACCACGCCCTCGGCAGGAATCGACCTGACCGGCGAGGCGATCTTTCAGGCACACCTGGGAGGCAAGCTGGAGATCGGGTTGACCGCGCCACTCGAAGACAGGCGTGACCTGTCCATCGCCTACACCCCAGGAGTGGCCGAAGTCAGTCGCGCGATCCACCGCGACCCCGCCGTCGCCTACACCCACACGTGGGCCTCGCGGCTGGTCGCCGTGGTCAGCGACGGGACCGCGGTGCTCGGGTTGGGCAACATCGGCGCGGGCGCGTCGCTGCCGGTGATGGAAGGTAAATCGGCACTGTTCAAGAGATTCGCCGGGCTGAACTCCATTCCGCTGGTCCTCGAAACCACCGACGTCGACGAGATCGTCGAGACTATCGTGCGGCTGCGGTCGAGCTTCGGGGCCGTCAACTTGGAGGACATCGCGGCCCCGCGATGCTTCGAGATCGAAACCCGCCTCATCGAAGCACTGAATATGCCGGTCACGCACGACGACCAGCACGGCACCGCCGTCGTGGTCCTGGCCGCCCTGACCAACGCCGCCACCGTGATCGGCCGTGAGCTCGCCGCGCTGCGTGTCGTCATTTCAGGAGCCGGAGCCGCGGGGATCGCCGTCACCGACATCCTGCTCGCCGCCGGCGTGCCGGATGTGACACTGGTGGATTCGCGCGGCATCATCCACCCGGATCGAGGGGATCTCACCGGCATCAAGGCCACGTACGCGGCCCGGACCAATCCCCGCGGGGTCACCGGCGGCTACGAGAACGCATTGGACGGTGCGAATGTCTTCATCGGTGTGTCCTCGGGCACCGTTCCGGAGGAGGCGTTGGCACGAATGTCCAAGGACGCCGTCGTCTTCGCGCTGTCCAACCCGGATCCCGAAGTCCACCCCGACGTCGCCCGCAGGTTCGCCGCCGTCGTCGCCACCGGCCGCAGCGACTTCCCGAACCAGATCAACAACGTCCTGGCCTTTCCCGGTATCTTCCGAGGCGCACTCGATGCCCGCGCAACGAAAATCACTCCGGCCATGAAGATCGCCGCAGCTCATGCGATCGCGACGATCGCCGCCGAAGATCTCACCTGCGAGCACATCGTCCCGAGCCCCCTGGACGAGCGAGTCGCGCCGGCCGTCGCCGCAGCAGTCATGCAGGCCAGTTCCCCCGGCCGCTGAGCGAACCGGCACTCCGGTGGCAGCCACCGGAGTGCCGGGACACCGCCGGTGGCGGCCGCTCGGCATCGCGCGGTGCTCACCGATCCCCGCCGTCCACCACAGCTTCCCCACCGATGGTTCGCCGCCGGTGCAGCCAAGAAGGAGTCCCACCCAGTGTCCATCGGTCATGTCATCACCTTCACCTTCCTGCCCGGCACATCCCCGGAAACGATCACGCGGCTGACCGACGCGCTCGACACACTCGCAGCCTCGTCCGAGGGAATCGAAAGCTACCGACACGGCCGCGACCTCGAATTCCGTCACGGCAACGCCGACTATGCCATCGCCGCGGTGTTTCGCGATCGCGCCGCCCTCACCGCGTACCTGGCGGCGCCGCAGCACCTGCGCCTCGTGACCGACCTGGTCGAACCCCACGTCACAGCGAAAAGCTCCGTGCAATTCGAGTGCGCCGGCCCGGCCCAGCGCTGACGTCACAGCGCCCTGGCCGCCTTCGACGTCCACCGTTGCGGCGGCCCCGGCGGCCGCACCCGCGCAGAAAGGCTCCACCATGAATATCGACGACACCCTCATCGGGACTGCCCCCGAAACCAGTTCGAATCCCACACCCATCGACGGAAAGGACACCCGCCGATTCCTCGGCAGGGCCTGCGGCACGCTCGCGGTCACGACAGTGGTCTTCGTCCTGACCATGCTGCTTCCCGGCCCCCTCCGGTCGCTGCAGACCATCGGAACCCTCAGCACGTTCGGACTGGGACCCTTGCTGGTTCTCTCGGTGTGGTGGCCACGATGGACCCGGTGGGGCTCGCGCACGGTGCCCCCGATCGTTGCGGCGTTCGGCACCACCCTGGCCCTGATCGTCCTGGCCGTCGCCTTTGCCGGGTTGGCGCTGGCCGTGGTCGGGCGGTTCGACGTTGCCGGCCTGTTCTCCGCTGCCGCCGCCCAAAGCGAGGGTGTTCTCACACCTTTCCCCTTCGTCACCACGCTCGGGGTGCTGACCTTCGTGTCGATGCTCCACGTCACGTTCGTCCTGGAGAAATGGCCGTTCGACACCGCCCAGCCGATCCGGGACGGACTCCTCGCATTCGCCTTCTGCTCGGTCCTGGCCGTCGCCACCTACTTCGTCGTCGCGAACTGGGACGGCATCGATCCATCCGTCCTGCAGGTGCTGGGCGTGCTCAATCCCGGTGGCCCGGTCGACGCCCTGGAACTGGTCGGATGGCTCGCCTGGATCGCCTGCCTCGACGTCGTGGTCATGGTGTTGCTGCGCGGTTGGCCCTTCGACGGGATCCGTTCTCGCCGGGTGCGGATCGCGGTGACCGGCACGACCATCCCGATGGTAGGAACAGCGCTGTACGTCGTCGCCAGGCGAGAGTTCGACGTGTCCTCGACCGCAATCGCGGCCGCAGCGGCCATGGCGATCACGGCGGTGTTCGTCATGACCATCGCCTTCGACGGGCGTCTGTTGCGGGGTATCCGTTCGGCCGCGACGGAACGGACACTGTCACTTGCGGTGATGTGCGTCCTGGCCGCCGTGTTGTATGCCGTGTTGATCGGGATCGCCGGACGATTCGAGTCGTGGACCGAGGTGCCGCCGCAACTGTGGGTTGCGGTGTCCGGCTTGAACATTCTGGCACCCACCTTGATCCTGCACGACTCCGTCTGGAACAGATGGCCTTTCCGCCCTCTCCTCGCCGACAGCGCCGATCTGCACACGACCTGACAGCGGCGGTGCTTGAAGAAGAGACCGATCATGGATCACCTACGTCGAGGGCGGCGCGACTCCGGAAACCCGCAGGCGGGTGGCCTGGGGTGGCGGTTGCACGCCCGATGCCGACACACCGTCGAGCATCTCTTCTTCCCTCCGGACAACGAGCGTCACGGGGCCCAGGTACGGAGAGAGGCTGCCGCCAAGGAGATCTGTGCAGACTGTCCCGTCATCATCGACTGCAGACACGACGCGTCGACCCAACCCGAGCTGGTCGGGGTCTGGGGAGCGCTGACCGAACGCGACCGCAGCTCCCGACGCCTACGTGCAACCGCCGCTGCGTCATGAACTCTTCCGGCGCGGCTGCGTGCGTCGCCTGGACTCGTACACACCCGCTAGTCGGACCGCCTCCACTCCACCGGTCGCCATCCTGGCCGGAGGACGACCCAGCGTTGACCTCCCGATTCACCCCGGTGCTCGTTTCACCCATCACATCGACGGCCAACGTCGGGACATCATGAGACCCCGAGGGCCTGCGGCGGTGCGAACGCCGACTGCAGAGTGGCTATCACCCGATCGATCCAGTCCGACTCCACCGTGCCGCTGCGAGCCCGTTCGGCGACGTCGACGAGGCGCCTTTCAGCGCTCATGGCTCCTACGCCGAGACCGTTTGCGGCGGTGAGCATTTGGTGCGACGCGAGGGCGTTGGTCGATCTCGATCCCGACATCCCTCCTGCCGACCCGCGGCCGCGGGTCGTGGCGGGCGCTGCTGGGTCGCAGGTCCCGACGGTGTTCACCGGGTCGAGGTGCGCCCCGACGGCGGCGCCGACGTGACCTGTCTCGACGGCCAGCCGGCCGTGCAGATCGCGCTCTGCGACGGGGTCCTGCTCGCGATCGGGAACACCGAGCACCGAATGCGACGCGACCCCAGGTCCGGCCACCTCGCGCCACTCGACATCCTGGACCGCCCCGCGCGGATCCTCGTCCCCGGCCGCGACCCAGCGCCGGTCGATCTACCGACAGGAACGGTCGACGCCGTCACGGCCACCGACGGCGGATTCGTTCTCCTGCTGACCGTCTCGCTCAGCGCTCCGGAACCGCGCGGCCGACAGCTCGTGTCGATCGCAACCGACGGGGCTGTGCGGCTCGGGCCCATCCTCGAGCTGTATTCGAATCTGTCGTCAGCGAGTCTGTCGCCGAACCCGTTGCGGCTGTACACACAGAAGACGGTCTACCGAGTCCTCGACGATCTGACCGTCGAGCCGATCCGTCCCGTGTCACATCACGGGCTTCGCCTGGGACTGATCGGCGACCGGCCGTGGACCGTCACGTACCGGCCGCGCGGCATCGGCCGCAGAGGGTGGTGGCCTGGCACCGGCCCGGACGACCTGCCACCCCGCGAGGCCGGTCAGTGGCTGTTCGTGCTGCTCGACAAGGACTCGGACAGGCCGACGACAGTCGTGCCCCTGTCCACTCCCCTGACCACGGCCGGCCGCCACCACCGACGGCACGGTCTGACTGGCCGACAGCGCCGTAACCGCGCTCCGCCCGGACGGGAGCGTCGACGACCTCGACCTCGCGTTTGACGACCGATCCCCCGGCCACAGGCTCACTGGTCTCTAAGGTGAGCACATGGCCGGAAACGAGCAGCGCTGGCATTGGGCGCCCTAGGAACTGACACTCTCCGCCGGTCCGGAAGCTGGTCGCTGGATCGCGGAGGCGCTGCGCCGAGATGCAGCGGAGGTCGGTGCCCTCGTTCCGCCGGTGTTCGACGCGTACGCCCGTGTCTTCCACCCCGTCTACCTTGGCGGCGGCGACGAGTGGACTCGAATCAACTGGCGCACGGTCGCCGAGCAACACGGCACGATCGCTCACGCTGCGATGAGCTGGCAGACCATCACCGGGACCCATCGTCCCGGCTACGACCCGGAAGAAGGCTCCCTGCCTCAACCGGAGGCCCGCGTCCTCGCATCGATCCTCCGCAACCACACCACCACACCGGATGTGTGTTGGTTCGCGATCTGGGACGGATACGGAGACGAAGGCAGGCCCCCGCCCGGTATCGAACTCCTCGATGCCTACCGGAACATGGTCGTCCTCCACGGGCCGATCGACGCCGCCGAGGCTCGTTTCGGCACGACCCCGCACCACCGGGGCGGCGGCTACAGCGCCAACCTGTGGTGGCCTGACGATCACACCTGGTGCGTGGCAACAGATATCGACCTCAAATCGACCTACGTCGGCGGCAGCGCCGCCTGCATCGACGCCATCCTCACCGACCCACGTCTCGAAGCCTTCCCTATCCCCGACACCCACTTCTTCGGCTGGACAGCCGACACCATCAACCCCCACCCGCCGTACGGGACGTGACAGCCACCGAACCCGCCCGTAGCGCCACCGGCTCGGTGGGCGCGGCAGGTGTGTGAACAATTGCCAACTATCTTGACCACCCTCGAAGGGGTCTCTCGCCACCGCGGTTGTCAATCCCCAGGTCAGACGCCCGTGAAATGACAACTAGATTGGCCATTCACACCGGCCGCCGCTGTGAATCGCCGAGGTCCGCGGCGAGTACTCGTCGGAATGGGCAGCGATCGTGTCGGTCGCCGCCAAGTTGGGCATCGGTTCGGCACAGACCCTGCTGAACTGGGTTCGTCGCGATCAGGTCGACGCAGGGAAGCGCCCCGGGGTGACCAGCGACATGGCCGAGGAACTCCGCAAGCTCCGAGCTGAGAATCGAGAACTCAAGCGCGCCAACGATATACTGAAGTCGGCATCGACTTTCTTCGCGGCGGAGCTCGACCGCCGCACTCGGTGATCGTCGGCTACATCGACGACCACAAGCAGGAGTACGGCGTCGAGCCGATCTGGCGCGTGCTGACCGCACACGGCTGCAAGATCGCGCCGTCCACCTACTACGATGTCTGCGCCCGCCGGCGGCAGCCGTGCAAGCGGCAGCTGGGATTCGGGAGAAACTGCGCGATCAGCGCACCGAGCGCAGCGTCCGGAGCGACCTGATCCGGGTCGGCTCGAAGCCCGTCTTGTTCCCATGCCGGAGTCCGCGTCCTTCCCATCCGGTCACGCCGCCTCGGCTTTTGCGTTCGTCTATACGGTGGGCCGACACTACCCGGTGTTTGCAGTGCCGATCCGGTTGCTCGCCAGTGGGGTGGCCTATTCGAGAGTGCACACCGTTGTGCACTACCCCGGTGACGTGGTGCTCGGCTCCGTCCTCGGAGCCGGAACGTCGGCCATGGTGGCGGGCGCACGCGACCGTAGGAATCGGCCGCCAGGGCGGGAGGAAGGCGTCGTATCCGGCCGACTACTCGGGCTCCTCCTGGCGGACGACCGGTGAAGCGCTCCTCGGTGACCTTGGAGGTCGGAGGCGAGCGGAGGGCGAGGCGCCAGGATGCCGGGACGAGATGCGCACGCGAAGGACTACCGGGCGAATGGCGAACCTGAGCGGTGGACTCAGCACCACTGATTCACCGTCGATACCCGCGTGCACGGGCGCGGGGGCGAAGACCTCGAAGTCCGTTGCGCTCCAGGCGCGCCCTGGAGGATGCCGCCCACTGTCCGGTGCGTCGAGAATGACGATGCCCAGAAGGCCCTCACCGAGCGAGCGGCGAGTGCCGAGGACAGGAGGGTCCAACGCGTACGGGTTGTTCGACACCAGCACGACGGCGAGCTGAGCGTGCTGGCGCCCTACGTCGTCGACGAGGCGCAGCGCCGGAGTCCTTGCACCGGGGCCGACCACCCGCTCGGCAGTCTCCACGAGGGTGCGCATTTTGGCGTCGCGATAGGCCGGATGGCGGACCGCCTCACCGTAGATCCCGAGAGAGACGTTGTTCACAAACGCGCGGCCGTTCACTTCTGCCAGGTCGATCCGCCGCTCTACCCCGTCGGTGAACGCGTCGAGCGCGCCCGCCACGTCCTGCCGGTCCACTCCGAGGTCGAACGCGAAGTGGTTTCGTGTCCCGGCCGGGACGCAGATGAACGGCACCCCCTGCGCGGCTGCGGCGGCTGCCACGACCGCCAGGGACCCGTCACCACCAGCCATCCCCAGCGCATCCGCGCCCTGCTTCACCGCCTCGTCGACGCACTCCATGAGGCTCTGGCCCGGATCGAGGACGACCACCTTGATCCCGCGATCCCGTGCCCGTTCAGCAACCCTTGCCCGGCCCGCC
This genomic stretch from Prescottella soli harbors:
- a CDS encoding NAD(P)-dependent malic enzyme → MRVSTTPSAGIDLTGEAIFQAHLGGKLEIGLTAPLEDRRDLSIAYTPGVAEVSRAIHRDPAVAYTHTWASRLVAVVSDGTAVLGLGNIGAGASLPVMEGKSALFKRFAGLNSIPLVLETTDVDEIVETIVRLRSSFGAVNLEDIAAPRCFEIETRLIEALNMPVTHDDQHGTAVVVLAALTNAATVIGRELAALRVVISGAGAAGIAVTDILLAAGVPDVTLVDSRGIIHPDRGDLTGIKATYAARTNPRGVTGGYENALDGANVFIGVSSGTVPEEALARMSKDAVVFALSNPDPEVHPDVARRFAAVVATGRSDFPNQINNVLAFPGIFRGALDARATKITPAMKIAAAHAIATIAAEDLTCEHIVPSPLDERVAPAVAAAVMQASSPGR
- a CDS encoding transposase translates to MAEVRGEYSSEWAAIVSVAAKLGIGSAQTLLNWVRRDQVDAGKRPGVTSDMAEELRKLRAENRELKRANDILKSASTFFAAELDRRTR
- a CDS encoding phosphatase PAP2 family protein, translated to MSAPAGGSRASGSWDSGETARSAHRAQRPERPDPGRLEARLVPMPESASFPSGHAASAFAFVYTVGRHYPVFAVPIRLLASGVAYSRVHTVVHYPGDVVLGSVLGAGTSAMVAGARDRRNRPPGREEGVVSGRLLGLLLADDR
- a CDS encoding Dabb family protein, whose protein sequence is MSIGHVITFTFLPGTSPETITRLTDALDTLAASSEGIESYRHGRDLEFRHGNADYAIAAVFRDRAALTAYLAAPQHLRLVTDLVEPHVTAKSSVQFECAGPAQR
- a CDS encoding diacylglycerol/lipid kinase family protein; translation: MPTSGQRSFARSDRRRAPRGRHGAGIGSWWLSGNGVMIMPPVPRPGSGPSQQRLTRYGWSAADPPLRPVLFVNPRSGDGAAGRARVAERARDRGIKVVVLDPGQSLMECVDEAVKQGADALGMAGGDGSLAVVAAAAAAQGVPFICVPAGTRNHFAFDLGVDRQDVAGALDAFTDGVERRIDLAEVNGRAFVNNVSLGIYGEAVRHPAYRDAKMRTLVETAERVVGPGARTPALRLVDDVGRQHAQLAVVLVSNNPYALDPPVLGTRRSLGEGLLGIVILDAPDSGRHPPGRAWSATDFEVFAPAPVHAGIDGESVVLSPPLRFAIRPVVLRVRISSRHPGASPSARLRPPRSPRSASPVVRQEEPE
- a CDS encoding bifunctional 3-(3-hydroxy-phenyl)propionate/3-hydroxycinnamic acid hydroxylase produces the protein MTDTQTARTEAAAYDTDVAVVGCGPVGTLLAVLLGQRGHRVTIVDKWPAPYAQPRAVTYDHEIARILAILGIDSDNDPAVEYHDDLYYWRNAEGEDLLEVDWKSIAASGWRTRYWFSQPELEKRLREIAATLPSVTMLRGWTATDLEQNDDAVVLTGQVTCTNGDSATEVIRAKYVVGADGANSFVRTALGLDFADHGFFFDWLILDMIMPDISGLDLGPTHWQLCDPARPTTIVPGGPGRRRWEYMVLPGEDPVELASEQSAWHLLEPWGVTPANAELERSAVYRFQARWAENWRNGRGLIAGDAAHLMPPFAGEGMCAGLRDALALAWRLDLVLSGRSSDDVLDTYGTERKGHVQHYIDFSIRLGKIICISDADDAAARDQQMIAELAASDGTPVDTDMASLGPGLWHSGTAHAGELSVQGVVEANGRRGRFDDVVGRGWTVIGRGASTADVLTDEQRRLWDRLDGRYVRIGPAGADCDVVDVDGTYGRWLDEIGADFMILRPDFYVAATAPDAAALRDSLGTILDGLHLTTTDRAPVTTR
- a CDS encoding TetR/AcrR family transcriptional regulator produces the protein MPAPSKSSATPPPASRHQRRREKTRARLIDAARALVAERGVDAVGLSDITEAADLGVGTFYNYFQSRDEIVEAVAEESIESLGARMDLMTVDMPDAAEVFSSSLRHLVRHAISDPLWGWFVVRLGVAHPKLIDILGPRAARDLRKGVDSGRFTISDVEIATACVFGALLSTLHHVVSAPTQDGTDEVFAQAMLCMVGVVPDEARVVASRPLPPLPEVSTPQ
- a CDS encoding dioxygenase, whose product is MTTHTEAPINPQQQALEDELVATVVASFDAAPNPRLKEVMQSLTRHLHAFIRDVRLTEAEWNTAIEFLTAVGHITDDKRQEFVLLSDVLGASMQTIAVNNQAHKGATDATVFGPFFVEDAPEIPLGGDIAGGASGQPCWVEGTVTDTDGKPVPGARIEVWECDEDGYYDVQYTDERVAGRAHLFTNDQGQYRFWGLTPVPYPIPHDGPVGKMLESVGRSPVRAAHLHFMVTADGLRPLVTHIFVDGDPQIDIGDSVFGVKESLIKEFAVQAPGSPTPDGRSLGDRTWARARFDIVLAPAGV
- a CDS encoding WhiB family transcriptional regulator, whose protein sequence is MDHLRRGRRDSGNPQAGGLGWRLHARCRHTVEHLFFPPDNERHGAQVRREAAAKEICADCPVIIDCRHDASTQPELVGVWGALTERDRSSRRLRATAAAS
- a CDS encoding maleylacetate reductase, whose translation is MNLNFDHVTLGQRVLFGSGRAADSLADEVARLGARRVMVVASRSEARVAQAVTTHIDVAVFHDDVAPHVPIAKAESARAVAVDKAVDLLVCVGGGSTTGLAKAVALATGLPIVAVPTTYAGSEATNVWGLTEAARKTTGVDDRVLPVTVIYDAHLTLSLPVELSVASGLNGMAHCIDSMWAPRTDPINRALAAEGIRALAEGLPAIKGDPQDVSGREQTLYGAYLSAVAFASAGSGLHHKICHVLGGAYNLPHAQTHATVLPYVLAFNAPAAHEAERRIAAAFGTGTAVAGLSSLRATLDAPRALKDYGFDETQIPEAVELILPVVPDSNPRPVTATDLEALLRAAHAGETPVL